From the Halalkalicoccus sp. CGA53 genome, one window contains:
- a CDS encoding CopD family protein — MAIHTAMNALHLLFAALWVGSVFFVTLGVLPFARRGEFNAAPLESVVSRLKTVSRASVLVLLVTGGHLAGTGYTTETLFGSTRGHLVLAMVALWFVLAALVEVGSARLARGLAERKVREPAARARPFFLAASAVGVLLFVNAALITSPLSF, encoded by the coding sequence ATGGCGATCCACACCGCGATGAACGCGCTCCACCTGCTGTTCGCCGCCCTCTGGGTCGGCAGCGTGTTCTTCGTCACCCTCGGCGTCCTCCCGTTCGCTCGGAGAGGTGAGTTCAACGCCGCCCCCCTCGAATCGGTCGTCTCCCGGCTGAAGACCGTCTCCCGGGCGAGCGTACTCGTCCTACTCGTCACCGGCGGCCACCTCGCGGGGACGGGCTACACGACCGAAACCCTGTTCGGTTCGACCCGCGGCCACCTCGTCCTCGCGATGGTCGCGCTCTGGTTCGTCCTCGCGGCGCTCGTCGAGGTCGGGTCGGCCAGGCTCGCCCGCGGGCTGGCCGAGCGAAAGGTCAGAGAGCCCGCCGCGCGAGCGCGGCCCTTCTTCCTCGCGGCGTCGGCCGTCGGCGTGCTCCTGTTCGTCAACGCCGCGCTCATCACCAGCCCGCTCTCGTTCTGA
- a CDS encoding TRAP transporter permease — protein MSSDHTDTPDIAASADPEDVLTEEEQERLLQEVEKRRTLTGPVVLLVALIGITFSAFQMWIAARSYTFYLAVPLTDIQYTITSLQQLQVNAIHVTFALVLSFLLFPSTTGEGPLSRRGARIVPAARERVGAGSPLAAGLTRIQGGVRWAALDPGRDRITPVDVGMIGLSLLIPLYMIREFDEIRAMRARGLAAGRSIDEVYPLLELPVSILVAVGIPLDQVSYAFLLGAVGILLVMEATRRVLSLFLMILVGLFVAYARFGYLLPTDIAVIGSLAIPNLTWASIISALWYTDQGVFGIPVTVSVRFIYIFILFGAFLEMSGAGKWFIDLAYSLTGTRRGGPAKASVVSSGFMGMLSGSSVANTVTTGAFTIPLMKRSGYSPEFSGAVESSTSSGGQILPPVMGAAAFLIVEYTGTPFREVIIAATLPAIAFFVGMWVMVHLEAGRQEIGGIDRSELGSIPGYLTVGWFYLVPVLLLLYYLVIARLSVGRAGWLTIVAVVALIAFIAAYEERTRVPLIGAILAVFLANTAAFATAGVSLAGVVSGAAGETLSFAEGIRASLGTLDVVVLIVSLLFVAARPRGDAPLLELDPSVGETADRANELTGRSFATTKPGTFLTFVLRSMDSGARTATTVVIAVAAAGVIPGVIAVSGLGPNLAALIEAVSGGSFIVLLLLTGISAVILGMGMPTTVMYIILVAMLGGPIAEFGIAILAAHLFILYFGLMADVTPPVAVAAFAAAGVAKADEFATAIIAFMLSLNKILVPFAFVFSPGILLLRPDEEGYRIITAADVADVGFFVPEVAIPIVGMFVGVYAMGVAIIGYYQDEVSTPQRVLFGISSVAMMAPALFLLSAQGIGRWAGVWLILDQPMFDLGLRALGLVLLVALLVVNRRGTDEAEPQPTGASATR, from the coding sequence ATGTCGTCTGATCACACCGACACGCCGGACATCGCAGCGAGCGCCGACCCCGAGGACGTACTGACCGAAGAGGAACAGGAACGGCTGCTCCAGGAGGTCGAGAAACGGCGTACGCTCACGGGGCCGGTCGTCCTGCTGGTCGCGCTGATCGGCATCACCTTCTCGGCGTTCCAGATGTGGATCGCCGCAAGGAGCTACACCTTCTACCTCGCGGTGCCGCTCACCGACATCCAGTACACGATCACCAGTCTCCAGCAGCTCCAGGTGAACGCCATCCACGTCACGTTCGCGCTGGTGCTCTCCTTTCTGCTCTTTCCCTCGACGACCGGCGAGGGACCGCTCTCGCGCCGCGGTGCCCGGATCGTCCCCGCCGCGCGCGAGCGCGTCGGTGCCGGGAGCCCGCTCGCGGCCGGGCTCACCCGAATACAGGGCGGCGTCCGTTGGGCCGCCCTCGACCCCGGACGCGACCGGATCACGCCCGTCGACGTCGGCATGATCGGGCTCTCGCTGCTGATCCCGCTCTACATGATCCGGGAGTTCGACGAGATCCGGGCGATGCGCGCACGGGGGCTCGCCGCCGGCCGGTCGATCGACGAGGTCTACCCGCTGCTCGAGCTGCCGGTCTCGATCCTGGTCGCCGTCGGGATCCCGCTCGATCAGGTCTCCTACGCCTTCCTCCTCGGCGCGGTGGGGATCCTGCTCGTGATGGAGGCGACCCGACGGGTGCTGAGCCTCTTTCTGATGATCCTCGTCGGGCTGTTCGTCGCCTACGCCCGCTTCGGCTACCTGCTCCCGACCGATATCGCCGTGATCGGCTCGCTCGCGATCCCAAACCTCACCTGGGCGAGCATCATCAGCGCGCTCTGGTACACCGACCAGGGCGTCTTCGGCATCCCGGTGACGGTCTCGGTCCGCTTCATCTACATCTTCATCCTCTTCGGGGCGTTCCTCGAGATGAGCGGCGCGGGCAAGTGGTTCATCGACCTCGCCTACTCGCTGACCGGCACCCGCCGTGGCGGCCCCGCGAAGGCGAGCGTCGTCTCCTCGGGGTTCATGGGGATGCTCTCGGGCTCGTCGGTGGCGAACACCGTCACCACCGGCGCGTTCACCATCCCGCTGATGAAGCGCTCTGGCTACTCGCCGGAGTTCTCGGGTGCGGTCGAGTCCTCGACCTCCTCCGGCGGCCAGATCCTCCCGCCCGTGATGGGCGCGGCGGCGTTCCTGATCGTCGAGTACACCGGCACCCCGTTCCGCGAGGTGATCATCGCGGCGACGCTCCCCGCGATCGCCTTCTTCGTCGGGATGTGGGTGATGGTCCACCTCGAAGCTGGACGACAGGAGATCGGCGGGATCGACCGGAGCGAACTCGGGTCGATACCGGGCTACCTGACGGTGGGCTGGTTCTACCTCGTTCCCGTCCTCCTGTTGCTCTACTACCTCGTGATCGCCCGGCTCTCGGTCGGCCGCGCCGGCTGGCTCACCATCGTCGCCGTCGTCGCGCTGATCGCGTTCATCGCCGCCTACGAGGAGCGGACGAGAGTGCCGCTCATCGGCGCCATCCTCGCCGTCTTCCTCGCGAACACCGCGGCGTTCGCCACCGCGGGTGTGAGCCTCGCGGGCGTCGTCTCGGGGGCCGCCGGCGAGACGCTCTCGTTCGCGGAGGGGATCCGAGCCTCGTTGGGAACGCTCGACGTGGTGGTGTTGATCGTGAGCCTGCTGTTCGTCGCCGCCCGTCCCCGGGGCGACGCGCCGCTGCTCGAACTCGATCCCTCCGTCGGCGAGACCGCAGACCGCGCGAACGAGCTCACGGGACGGTCGTTCGCCACCACCAAACCCGGGACCTTCCTCACGTTCGTCCTCCGATCGATGGACTCGGGGGCGCGAACCGCGACCACCGTCGTGATCGCCGTCGCCGCGGCGGGCGTCATCCCGGGCGTGATCGCCGTCAGCGGGCTGGGTCCGAACCTCGCGGCCCTGATCGAGGCGGTGAGCGGGGGCTCGTTCATCGTCCTGTTGCTGCTCACCGGGATCTCGGCGGTGATCCTCGGGATGGGGATGCCGACCACCGTCATGTACATCATCCTCGTCGCGATGCTCGGCGGGCCGATCGCCGAGTTCGGCATCGCCATCCTGGCGGCGCACCTGTTCATCCTCTACTTCGGGCTGATGGCCGACGTCACCCCGCCGGTCGCGGTCGCCGCGTTCGCCGCCGCGGGCGTCGCGAAGGCCGACGAGTTCGCCACCGCGATCATCGCGTTCATGCTCTCGCTGAACAAGATCCTCGTCCCGTTCGCGTTCGTCTTCTCGCCAGGGATCCTGCTGCTCCGTCCCGACGAGGAGGGCTACCGGATCATCACCGCCGCCGACGTCGCCGACGTCGGCTTTTTCGTTCCGGAGGTCGCCATCCCGATCGTCGGGATGTTCGTCGGCGTCTACGCGATGGGCGTCGCGATCATCGGCTACTACCAGGACGAGGTGAGCACGCCCCAGCGCGTGCTGTTCGGGATCTCCTCGGTGGCGATGATGGCGCCCGCGCTCTTCCTGCTCTCGGCGCAGGGGATCGGCCGGTGGGCCGGCGTCTGGCTGATCCTCGACCAGCCGATGTTCGACCTCGGTCTGCGCGCACTCGGACTCGTGTTGCTGGTCGCGCTCCTCGTCGTCAACCGCCGGGGAACGGACGAGGCGGAGCCGCAGCCGACGGGTGCCAGCGCGACCCGCTGA
- a CDS encoding DUF6663 family protein has protein sequence MRPTSEGRFRVLEDPHGEGLILVDVETIEATTVEPTERTGGVRPGYLIDGTVTWDDGRAELIEASVRERSLIEFVDGAEPLFALARELCVETRRAGEAVGSRTTYSTDGVANGALYAFADGGAREVFDEFATGTLPIEPLFERLGEHADPPHEAFVIRSPEVEFVLVYLVARRGSTLAETVRETYGRPRPTEPESGDGP, from the coding sequence GTGCGACCGACGAGCGAGGGCCGCTTCCGCGTGCTGGAGGACCCACACGGCGAGGGACTGATCCTCGTGGACGTGGAGACGATAGAAGCGACGACGGTCGAACCCACCGAGCGGACCGGAGGGGTTCGTCCCGGATACCTGATCGACGGGACCGTCACCTGGGACGATGGCCGAGCGGAGCTGATCGAGGCGAGCGTGCGCGAGCGGAGCCTGATCGAGTTCGTCGACGGTGCGGAGCCGCTGTTCGCGCTCGCACGCGAGCTCTGTGTGGAGACCCGGCGGGCGGGCGAGGCGGTCGGCTCTCGGACCACCTACAGCACGGACGGGGTGGCGAACGGTGCGCTCTACGCCTTCGCCGACGGTGGCGCGCGTGAGGTCTTCGACGAGTTCGCCACGGGGACGCTCCCGATCGAGCCGCTGTTCGAACGGCTCGGCGAGCACGCCGACCCTCCACACGAAGCCTTCGTCATCCGGTCGCCCGAGGTCGAGTTCGTGCTGGTCTACCTCGTCGCCCGGAGGGGATCGACGCTCGCGGAGACCGTGAGAGAGACCTACGGTCGTCCGCGACCGACCGAACCCGAGAGCGGCGACGGACCGTAA
- a CDS encoding aldo/keto reductase codes for MEYTTLGSTGLNVSRICLGCMSFGSKEWRQWVLEDEEGRELVERAIDLGINFFDTANMYSRGESERILGEALSGYDRDWPVVATKVYNPMDEGNPNARGLSRKAIEQELENSLERLDMETVDLYQIHRYDEETPIEETLGTLDDAVRRGTVRYVGASSMWAYQFADALATSRLLDLERFVSMQNHYNLVYREEEREMLPLCRDEGIGVIPWSPLARGYLARPHDEIDATTRGSTEEHIYRHPYREGGGREINERVEELAAEEDATMAQIGLAWLLSKDAVDAPIVGTTSVEHLEQAVAALDISLSGSDIEYLEEPYEPVRVSGHD; via the coding sequence ATGGAGTACACCACCCTCGGATCGACGGGGCTGAACGTGAGCCGGATCTGTCTCGGCTGCATGAGCTTCGGCTCGAAGGAGTGGCGCCAGTGGGTGTTAGAAGACGAGGAGGGGAGAGAACTCGTCGAGCGGGCGATCGACCTCGGGATCAACTTCTTCGACACCGCGAACATGTACTCGCGTGGGGAGTCCGAACGGATCCTCGGCGAGGCGCTCTCGGGCTACGACCGCGACTGGCCGGTCGTCGCGACGAAGGTCTACAACCCGATGGACGAGGGGAACCCGAACGCACGCGGCCTCTCGCGGAAGGCGATCGAGCAGGAGCTCGAGAACAGCCTCGAGAGACTCGACATGGAGACGGTCGACCTCTACCAGATCCACCGCTACGACGAGGAGACGCCGATCGAGGAGACGCTCGGCACCCTCGACGACGCGGTCAGGCGAGGGACGGTGAGATACGTCGGCGCGAGCTCGATGTGGGCCTACCAGTTCGCCGACGCGCTCGCGACGAGCCGGCTCTTAGACCTCGAACGGTTCGTCTCGATGCAGAACCACTACAACCTCGTCTACCGCGAGGAAGAACGCGAGATGCTGCCGCTCTGTCGCGATGAGGGGATCGGCGTGATCCCGTGGAGCCCGCTCGCCCGAGGATATCTCGCCAGGCCACACGATGAGATCGACGCCACGACGCGTGGAAGCACGGAAGAGCACATCTACCGACACCCGTACCGCGAGGGCGGCGGTCGCGAGATCAACGAGCGCGTCGAGGAGCTCGCCGCGGAGGAGGACGCGACGATGGCACAGATCGGCCTCGCATGGCTGCTCTCGAAGGATGCGGTCGACGCGCCCATCGTCGGGACGACGAGCGTCGAGCACCTGGAGCAGGCCGTCGCGGCGCTCGACATCTCGCTCTCGGGGAGCGATATCGAGTACCTCGAGGAGCCGTACGAGCCGGTTCGCGTCTCCGGTCACGACTGA
- a CDS encoding MgtC/SapB family protein, whose translation MLDELLASVSPTVIQLLLATALGTFLGLEREWSGKAAGIRTFALITLAGAVFTILGHEPLLVVGGLLVVAQGVFMGVRGLFEEDHGLSLTTSVSLLVAYGVGILVASGYELEGVVVALLSSLLLVLKRELHGFARELSHEEVRSASELAILAFVVYPLLPTEPLGPWNAIDPRTVWLLVIAMSAIGFANYVLIQTYGAEGIGLSGFLGGLVNSTAVVGELASRTGEDGFDRLAVGGILLAISAMSFRNAVIVVLFLPELALLVGLPLVLMTLAGVAISLRVGDWSGGFDAEFDSPFSLKSALKFGTLFLVVLVASAAAQATVGEAGFVLTSALGGLVSSGSVATTAVVLVGNGQLAPTTAAIGVVVATAVSVATKVALAASMRRSIVRPVGMASAALIAVGALATAAVVVLA comes from the coding sequence ATGCTGGACGAGCTGCTCGCATCGGTCAGTCCGACGGTGATCCAGCTCCTGCTGGCGACGGCGCTGGGCACCTTCCTCGGGCTGGAACGCGAGTGGTCGGGGAAGGCCGCGGGCATCCGGACGTTCGCGCTGATCACACTCGCGGGCGCCGTGTTCACCATCCTCGGTCACGAGCCCCTCCTCGTCGTCGGCGGGCTGCTCGTCGTCGCCCAGGGGGTGTTCATGGGGGTTCGTGGGCTGTTCGAGGAGGACCACGGTCTCTCGCTCACGACGAGCGTCAGCCTCCTCGTCGCCTACGGCGTCGGCATCCTCGTCGCCTCGGGCTACGAGCTCGAGGGCGTCGTCGTCGCGCTGCTCTCCTCGCTGTTGCTCGTGTTAAAGCGCGAGCTCCACGGCTTCGCGCGCGAGCTCTCGCACGAGGAGGTCAGGAGCGCGAGCGAGCTCGCCATCCTCGCGTTCGTCGTCTACCCACTGCTCCCGACGGAGCCGCTCGGGCCGTGGAACGCGATCGACCCTCGCACCGTCTGGCTGCTCGTCATCGCGATGAGCGCTATCGGGTTCGCCAACTACGTGCTGATCCAGACCTACGGCGCGGAGGGGATCGGCCTCAGTGGCTTCCTCGGCGGGCTGGTGAACTCGACGGCGGTCGTCGGCGAACTCGCCTCCCGGACCGGCGAGGACGGGTTCGACCGCCTCGCCGTCGGCGGAATCCTGCTCGCCATCTCGGCGATGTCGTTCCGTAACGCCGTGATCGTCGTGCTCTTTCTCCCCGAACTCGCGCTGCTCGTCGGCCTCCCGCTGGTCCTGATGACGCTCGCGGGGGTCGCGATCTCCCTGCGGGTCGGGGACTGGTCCGGCGGGTTCGATGCGGAGTTCGACTCGCCGTTCAGCCTCAAATCCGCGCTGAAGTTCGGCACGCTCTTCCTCGTCGTGCTCGTCGCCTCGGCGGCCGCCCAGGCCACCGTCGGCGAGGCCGGTTTCGTGCTCACGAGCGCGCTCGGCGGGCTCGTCTCGTCGGGATCGGTCGCGACCACCGCGGTCGTCCTCGTGGGTAACGGCCAGCTCGCACCGACGACCGCCGCGATCGGCGTCGTCGTCGCCACAGCTGTGAGCGTCGCCACGAAGGTCGCCCTCGCCGCTTCGATGCGCCGATCGATCGTCAGACCCGTCGGGATGGCGAGTGCAGCGCTGATCGCGGTCGGCGCGCTCGCGACCGCCGCGGTAGTCGTGCTCGCCTAA
- a CDS encoding TAXI family TRAP transporter solute-binding subunit, giving the protein MRRTYHTQPRTRRALLGTIGGVGALTLAGCVGEEPEDDDDEDAADPDDDGEEPDDDAEPDDDGEDLDDDAEPEEGGERLAWHAGGTEGTYYPLSGEMKSIVEEHTPHVLQVQATGASVENVGSLDDGSADFALIQNDVAYFAFNGTGLEEFEGDPIESIRGVATLYPETIHIITRPEAEVESLEDLEGRPVNTGDLGSGTQVNALQILETVGLTTDDFSEQNTGFGTAADQLRDGDVDAAFIVGGWPVGAVEDLSQTVDIAILNIDAETREEILDGAEWFAEDTIPGGTYDGVDDDVDTVSVQAMIATREDLDEGIVEEVTAAIFDNVDDFSIKADFIDVDTAQDGMSVELHPGAEAYFS; this is encoded by the coding sequence ATGCGACGAACGTACCACACGCAGCCGCGCACCCGTCGAGCACTCCTCGGAACGATCGGGGGGGTCGGCGCGCTCACGCTCGCCGGCTGTGTCGGCGAGGAGCCGGAGGACGACGACGACGAGGACGCGGCGGACCCGGACGACGACGGCGAGGAGCCCGACGACGACGCCGAACCCGACGACGACGGGGAAGACCTCGACGACGACGCCGAACCCGAGGAGGGTGGCGAGCGCCTCGCCTGGCACGCGGGCGGCACCGAAGGTACCTACTACCCGCTCTCGGGCGAGATGAAGAGCATCGTCGAGGAGCACACCCCACACGTCCTGCAGGTGCAGGCGACGGGGGCCTCGGTCGAGAACGTCGGCAGCCTCGACGACGGCTCGGCGGACTTCGCGCTGATCCAGAACGACGTCGCCTACTTCGCGTTCAACGGCACGGGTCTCGAGGAGTTCGAGGGCGACCCGATCGAGTCGATCCGCGGGGTCGCGACGCTCTACCCCGAGACGATCCACATCATCACCCGCCCAGAGGCGGAGGTCGAGAGCCTGGAGGACTTGGAGGGCCGACCCGTGAACACCGGCGACCTCGGCAGCGGGACGCAGGTCAACGCCCTGCAGATCCTCGAGACGGTCGGGCTCACCACCGACGACTTCTCGGAACAGAACACCGGCTTCGGCACCGCAGCCGACCAGCTCAGGGACGGCGACGTCGACGCGGCGTTCATCGTCGGCGGCTGGCCGGTCGGCGCGGTCGAGGACCTCTCCCAGACCGTCGACATCGCGATCCTGAACATCGACGCGGAGACGCGCGAGGAGATCCTCGACGGTGCCGAGTGGTTCGCCGAGGACACGATCCCCGGCGGCACCTACGACGGCGTCGACGACGACGTCGACACGGTCTCGGTCCAGGCGATGATCGCGACCCGGGAGGATTTGGACGAGGGGATCGTCGAGGAGGTCACGGCGGCGATCTTCGACAACGTCGACGACTTCTCGATCAAGGCCGACTTCATCGACGTCGACACCGCACAGGACGGGATGTCGGTCGAACTCCACCCCGGTGCGGAAGCCTACTTCAGCTAG
- a CDS encoding VOC family protein has product MTTTDVNAETGMQENPIRSPIGDGGSAMQKITPNLWFDGNAEDAVTRYTSLFDDAKIGTISRYDEASANASGQPEGSVLTVEFGLEGQAFVALNGGPQFPFTPAISFIVNCPTRDAVDDLWAHLSPGGEQLMPLGSYPFSDRYGWTTDEFGVSWQLIYADDVPKRKIVPSLMFVGDRCGQAEEAISFYTSIFDDAEVGAIARYGPDQHPDGEGTVMFADFTLCGQRFAAMDSAREHGFDINESISFIVGCANQKEVDYFWEALTADGGEEGQCGWLEDRYGMSWQIVPTLLPELLQDEDAEKAARVMEAMLKMEKLDIADLEEAYDR; this is encoded by the coding sequence ATGACTACCACCGACGTAAACGCCGAAACAGGAATGCAAGAGAACCCGATCCGATCGCCGATCGGCGACGGGGGAAGTGCGATGCAGAAGATCACCCCGAACCTCTGGTTCGACGGAAACGCAGAAGACGCGGTGACTCGGTACACGAGTCTATTCGACGACGCGAAGATTGGAACCATCAGTCGCTACGACGAAGCGTCAGCGAACGCCTCCGGCCAGCCGGAAGGAAGCGTCTTGACGGTAGAATTCGGGCTGGAAGGTCAGGCGTTCGTCGCGCTCAACGGTGGACCCCAATTTCCGTTCACTCCCGCGATATCGTTTATCGTCAACTGCCCCACCCGAGACGCGGTGGACGACCTGTGGGCGCATCTGTCGCCTGGGGGTGAGCAGCTGATGCCCCTCGGTTCGTATCCGTTCAGCGACCGATACGGCTGGACCACCGACGAGTTCGGCGTGTCGTGGCAGCTGATCTACGCTGACGACGTCCCGAAGCGGAAAATCGTCCCATCGTTGATGTTCGTCGGCGATAGGTGTGGCCAGGCCGAAGAAGCGATCAGCTTCTATACGTCGATATTCGATGACGCAGAGGTCGGTGCTATCGCCCGCTACGGTCCGGACCAGCATCCTGACGGGGAAGGTACGGTCATGTTCGCCGACTTCACGCTCTGCGGTCAGCGGTTCGCCGCGATGGACAGCGCTCGAGAACACGGCTTCGACATCAACGAATCGATCTCGTTCATCGTCGGCTGTGCGAACCAGAAAGAGGTCGACTACTTCTGGGAGGCACTCACTGCCGACGGCGGTGAGGAGGGACAGTGCGGCTGGCTCGAAGACAGGTACGGCATGTCCTGGCAGATCGTCCCGACACTCCTCCCCGAACTCCTCCAAGACGAGGATGCCGAAAAAGCAGCTCGAGTCATGGAGGCGATGTTGAAGATGGAGAAGCTCGACATAGCGGACCTAGAGGAGGCATATGACCGATAG
- a CDS encoding peroxiredoxin: MLDVGEEAPAFALEDQHGETVSSEEFDGPVVVYFYPRADTPGCTTEACGFRDRYEEFDERGIAVLGISDDPVSDLASFAESYDLPFRLLSDPDGEVASAYDSYGEKEMFGNVFDGTFRNTYVIDDGTVVAAYEGVSPEGHAEEILADLDAGRSEDRP; the protein is encoded by the coding sequence ATGCTCGACGTAGGCGAGGAGGCCCCGGCGTTCGCACTCGAGGACCAGCACGGCGAGACGGTGAGCTCCGAGGAGTTCGACGGCCCCGTCGTCGTCTACTTCTACCCCAGAGCCGACACCCCCGGCTGTACGACCGAGGCCTGTGGCTTCCGGGACCGGTACGAGGAGTTCGACGAGCGGGGGATCGCGGTGCTCGGGATCAGCGACGACCCCGTCTCCGACCTCGCGTCGTTCGCCGAGAGCTACGACCTGCCGTTCCGACTGCTCAGCGATCCCGACGGCGAGGTCGCGAGCGCCTACGACTCCTACGGCGAGAAGGAGATGTTCGGGAACGTCTTCGACGGCACGTTCAGGAACACGTACGTGATCGACGACGGGACGGTCGTCGCCGCCTACGAGGGCGTCTCCCCGGAGGGTCACGCCGAGGAGATCCTCGCCGACCTCGACGCCGGGAGGTCCGAAGACCGACCGTGA
- a CDS encoding DUF1850 domain-containing protein, whose product MAPLPDHVGSLSVVAVALVVCVATAGAVGAGNVLTITDGEGTVLYSTPVSDGTLVTVEYTHSVEKTLVTEEYAVSGTTLSPTRMLFDSYGAGLPSDAAVERADDGRYVTYPEGSHEAVHLSPGPIAGHTLTVGEETVDLVELADGESVRISVEPRLGALPLQATHVV is encoded by the coding sequence GTGGCACCTCTCCCCGATCACGTCGGCTCGCTTTCCGTCGTAGCCGTCGCGCTCGTCGTCTGTGTGGCGACCGCCGGCGCGGTCGGGGCCGGAAACGTGCTCACGATCACCGATGGGGAGGGGACGGTCCTCTACTCCACACCCGTCTCGGACGGGACGCTCGTAACCGTCGAGTACACCCACAGCGTCGAGAAGACCCTCGTGACGGAGGAGTACGCGGTCTCGGGGACCACGCTCTCGCCGACGCGGATGCTCTTCGACTCCTACGGCGCAGGCCTGCCATCGGACGCCGCCGTCGAACGCGCCGACGACGGCCGCTACGTCACCTACCCCGAGGGAAGCCACGAGGCCGTCCACCTCTCGCCGGGACCGATCGCGGGCCACACCCTGACCGTCGGCGAGGAGACCGTCGACCTGGTCGAACTCGCCGACGGTGAGAGCGTCCGGATCTCGGTCGAACCCCGCCTCGGAGCCCTCCCTCTCCAAGCCACCCATGTCGTCTGA
- a CDS encoding EamA family transporter gives MVDALLGAGLALVAALAWAAQYVFVRLATTDGSTLDAVTVALICNVLIVVPLAVVFSSPAEVTSLEAVGAFVGAGLAGSLFGRLCQFRAVETIGASRSAPVVASTALFSTVLAVAFLGEALTLVHALGIVLIVAGVAYISWETASEEAEVPLREVGLSLAVPLGAAVFFAIEPVFISWGLADGTPVLAGFAIKVTAASVGFLLALALTRSLPDSDLLGPSLRWYVAAGVASTLALGAYFLALEIAPVVVVVPIIQVSPLAVLVLSYTFLPRGLERVTWDLAVAASVVVAGAIVVSVSG, from the coding sequence ATGGTCGACGCCCTCCTCGGTGCCGGACTCGCGCTCGTCGCGGCGCTCGCCTGGGCCGCCCAGTACGTCTTCGTCAGGCTCGCGACGACCGACGGCTCCACGCTCGACGCCGTGACGGTCGCGCTGATCTGTAACGTCCTCATCGTCGTCCCCCTCGCGGTGGTGTTCTCCTCGCCCGCGGAGGTGACGAGCCTCGAAGCCGTCGGCGCGTTCGTCGGTGCCGGTCTGGCCGGCTCGCTGTTCGGCCGGCTCTGTCAGTTCCGGGCGGTCGAGACGATCGGAGCCAGTCGATCGGCACCGGTCGTCGCCTCGACCGCGCTCTTCTCGACCGTCCTCGCCGTCGCCTTCCTGGGAGAGGCGCTAACCCTCGTCCACGCCCTCGGTATCGTCCTGATCGTCGCGGGCGTCGCCTACATCTCCTGGGAGACGGCGAGCGAGGAAGCGGAGGTCCCGCTCCGAGAGGTCGGCCTCTCGCTCGCGGTCCCGCTCGGCGCGGCGGTCTTCTTCGCGATCGAACCGGTGTTCATCTCCTGGGGACTCGCCGACGGGACGCCCGTGCTCGCCGGCTTCGCGATCAAGGTCACGGCCGCTTCCGTAGGATTTCTCCTCGCGCTCGCGCTCACCCGGTCGTTGCCCGACTCCGACCTACTCGGTCCCAGCCTCCGGTGGTACGTCGCCGCCGGCGTCGCCAGCACGCTCGCCCTCGGGGCGTACTTCCTCGCGCTCGAGATCGCCCCGGTGGTCGTCGTCGTCCCGATCATCCAGGTCTCACCGCTCGCGGTGCTCGTCCTCTCCTATACCTTCCTCCCGCGTGGACTCGAACGGGTCACCTGGGATCTGGCGGTCGCCGCGAGCGTCGTCGTGGCCGGTGCGATCGTCGTCTCGGTCTCGGGGTGA
- a CDS encoding glycerophosphodiester phosphodiesterase, with product MRLIAHRGFAGEHPENTLAAVRATARLADAIEIDVRRCGSGELVAFHDRNLSRLTGVRKPLAETPYDELGELSVLDSGEHVPRLEEVFEALSPDVEVIPELKEPGLLDDVVDLATRNGHDPLVSAADPGALSEARSVDGEIRRALVVPGSLPVQLLEPVVPGHPNWLYAREDVRRAIGLADRLGCEAIHPRLGLPLATDLVERAHGAGLRVEAWTATTEREFRRLRVAGVDGVIADRPFG from the coding sequence GTGCGGCTGATCGCTCACCGTGGCTTCGCGGGCGAACACCCCGAGAACACCCTCGCCGCCGTCCGCGCCACCGCTCGGCTCGCCGACGCGATCGAGATCGACGTCAGGCGGTGTGGGTCGGGCGAGCTCGTCGCCTTCCACGACCGGAACCTCTCGCGGCTCACCGGCGTCCGGAAACCCCTCGCGGAGACGCCCTACGACGAACTCGGGGAGCTCTCGGTGCTCGATTCGGGCGAGCACGTCCCACGACTCGAGGAGGTGTTCGAGGCGCTCTCGCCCGACGTCGAGGTGATCCCCGAGCTGAAAGAGCCCGGTCTGCTCGACGACGTCGTCGACCTCGCGACCCGGAACGGTCACGACCCGCTGGTCTCGGCCGCCGACCCTGGCGCACTCTCGGAGGCCCGATCGGTCGATGGGGAGATTCGCCGCGCGCTGGTCGTCCCCGGATCGCTCCCGGTGCAGCTGCTCGAACCGGTCGTCCCCGGCCACCCGAACTGGCTCTACGCCCGCGAGGACGTGCGGCGAGCGATCGGACTCGCCGACCGGCTCGGCTGCGAGGCGATCCACCCCCGTCTCGGGCTCCCGCTCGCGACCGACCTCGTCGAACGCGCACACGGGGCCGGCCTGCGCGTCGAGGCGTGGACGGCGACGACCGAGCGGGAGTTCAGACGGCTGCGCGTCGCGGGCGTCGACGGAGTGATCGCGGACCGGCCGTTCGGTTAG